A single window of Pontibacillus chungwhensis DNA harbors:
- a CDS encoding zinc dependent phospholipase C family protein, with product MPNIWTHILFAEDIMDGIKAQGEFQTTGNYVNLGAQGPDPFFYHNFWPWKKDESINKIGNVLHHEACGPFLIDLIAGASELNQSTKAYVLGFVTHHILDRNTHPFIHYFAGYEKNKHQKLEVIIDTIMMERFRHLKTWKTPVYREIDVGPALDVELTAFLTQKISFFFPQVVSSIPADFVHAAYQDMKRAFRVLYDPYGWKNALLGQLVSSFSHQPIASNKDFLNTEHRTWYHSATNEPRSESFLDLYEEARREGLEICSEILLYWEEPTDEGLEKISSLIQNISYDTGKPVSENAVNQYSNPIV from the coding sequence TTGCCGAATATATGGACACATATTTTGTTTGCTGAAGATATTATGGACGGAATAAAAGCTCAAGGTGAGTTTCAAACAACAGGCAATTACGTCAATTTAGGAGCACAGGGCCCAGACCCATTCTTTTATCATAATTTTTGGCCGTGGAAAAAAGACGAGTCCATCAATAAAATTGGAAATGTGCTTCATCATGAGGCATGCGGTCCGTTTCTTATCGACCTTATTGCAGGTGCGTCTGAGTTAAATCAATCGACCAAAGCCTATGTACTTGGATTTGTTACTCATCATATTTTAGACCGAAACACACACCCCTTCATCCATTATTTCGCAGGGTATGAAAAGAATAAACATCAGAAGCTCGAAGTGATCATAGATACCATTATGATGGAACGTTTTCGACATTTGAAGACATGGAAAACGCCTGTATACCGTGAGATTGATGTCGGTCCGGCTCTTGATGTGGAACTCACAGCTTTTCTGACCCAAAAGATCAGTTTTTTCTTCCCCCAGGTCGTCAGTTCCATTCCTGCTGACTTTGTCCATGCAGCGTATCAAGATATGAAACGCGCGTTCCGTGTTTTGTATGATCCCTACGGATGGAAAAATGCCCTTCTGGGTCAACTAGTGTCTTCGTTTTCACACCAGCCAATCGCTTCTAATAAGGACTTCTTGAACACAGAACACCGAACCTGGTATCATTCTGCGACAAATGAGCCGCGTAGTGAAAGTTTCTTGGATTTATACGAGGAAGCACGGCGTGAAGGGTTAGAAATTTGTTCTGAAATCCTCTTATACTGGGAGGAACCCACCGACGAAGGTCTAGAAAAGATTTCTTCCCTTATTCAGAACATTTCTTATGACACAGGTAAACCAGTAAGCGAAAATGCCGTCAATCAATACAGCAATCCTATCGTCTGA
- a CDS encoding PucR family transcriptional regulator: MFEQIQAIFPQAITLTTHMNDDWNRYHWFKTPEDEMIGIPKNTITKNEQELLNTFLTPFIEQQPTRTTREQLWQRWMQNEEVPNEHTPFPHSFRLVFFSLANQDIEPEVFHEAIQGLFPYPMPIIWNHQHEGIIVEEQFEHAREPIEYEQMIDVLMSDFYTKLTLYITPYYESKNDIQHAHTWGTTLFHKMLRYHPKPVTTYQDAITYLYLDGLSQQDAENITYTLLHPVIDEPDLLHTIQIFLESNSNTTLAAKKLYMHRNSLQYRVDKFIEKTGIDVKQFQGALITYLAIMNLHHKD, encoded by the coding sequence ATGTTCGAACAGATCCAAGCCATCTTTCCACAAGCTATTACGTTAACGACACACATGAATGATGATTGGAATCGGTACCACTGGTTTAAGACTCCTGAAGATGAGATGATCGGTATCCCTAAGAACACGATCACTAAGAATGAACAGGAGTTATTAAATACGTTTCTTACCCCTTTTATTGAGCAACAGCCAACACGGACGACTAGAGAACAGCTCTGGCAAAGATGGATGCAAAATGAAGAAGTGCCAAATGAGCACACACCATTTCCCCATTCCTTTCGCTTGGTCTTCTTTTCATTAGCCAACCAAGACATTGAGCCCGAAGTATTTCACGAAGCCATTCAAGGTCTCTTCCCGTATCCAATGCCAATCATCTGGAATCATCAGCATGAGGGCATTATTGTGGAGGAGCAATTTGAACACGCAAGAGAACCAATCGAATATGAGCAAATGATTGATGTATTGATGAGCGACTTTTATACTAAACTCACGCTTTACATTACCCCTTACTACGAATCAAAGAACGATATTCAACATGCTCACACATGGGGAACGACTCTATTTCATAAGATGCTTCGCTACCATCCAAAGCCCGTTACAACCTATCAGGATGCGATTACCTATTTGTACTTAGATGGCCTGAGCCAGCAAGATGCCGAAAACATAACGTATACATTGCTTCACCCAGTCATCGACGAACCCGATCTATTACATACAATTCAAATCTTCCTTGAATCAAATTCAAACACCACTTTAGCCGCTAAAAAATTATATATGCACCGAAACAGCCTGCAATATCGGGTGGACAAGTTTATTGAGAAGACAGGGATAGATGTAAAGCAGTTTCAAGGCGCACTCATCACCTATTTGGCCATTATGAATCTTCATCATAAGGACTAG
- a CDS encoding MFS transporter: MNRKLVRSWALYDWANSAFATTIMAAVLPIFYQQVAASTLPDQQATSYWGYSQSIAVLIVAILAPILGAISDYSAAKKKFLRFFAYMGMIASVLLAFVDSGEYLFASFLLIIGTIGFSGANVFYDAFLPEISKGTDMDRVSSRGFAFGYIGGGLLLAINLLMIQKYEWFGFSSTEMGTKISFVTVGIWWFVFSIPLFKNVKEEKREGQVERTKSYARIGFSRVAHTFREINQYKQLLIFLLAFWLYNDGISTIIKMATIYGSEIGIGSSHLIAALLITQFVGIPCTFFFGWLATKITAKRALTVTLVVYIGIVILGYFMSSAAHFYALAICVGVVQGGAQSLSRSIFGRLVPDDRHAEFFGFYGISAKFSAIIGPALFGFVGAITGSSKLGIFSLVIFFVVGLILLQKVDISKGMEEARQNTIQKDKVDVHV, translated from the coding sequence ATGAATCGAAAACTCGTTCGAAGCTGGGCGCTCTATGACTGGGCTAATTCTGCATTTGCTACAACGATCATGGCGGCGGTTCTACCAATTTTTTATCAGCAGGTCGCTGCTTCAACTTTACCGGATCAGCAAGCAACAAGCTACTGGGGATATTCCCAATCGATTGCGGTTCTAATCGTAGCTATTCTGGCACCCATTTTAGGAGCGATTAGTGATTATTCTGCTGCCAAAAAGAAATTTTTACGCTTTTTCGCTTATATGGGGATGATTGCGAGTGTTTTGCTCGCGTTCGTAGATAGTGGTGAATATCTGTTTGCCTCTTTTCTTTTAATAATTGGAACGATTGGTTTTTCAGGTGCGAACGTCTTTTACGATGCTTTCTTGCCTGAAATTTCAAAAGGAACAGACATGGACCGGGTATCCTCTAGAGGATTTGCCTTTGGATATATTGGTGGAGGTCTGTTGTTAGCCATTAACTTACTGATGATTCAGAAGTATGAATGGTTTGGCTTCTCCTCTACAGAGATGGGAACAAAAATTTCTTTTGTAACGGTTGGAATTTGGTGGTTTGTCTTTTCCATTCCTCTATTCAAAAATGTGAAGGAAGAGAAAAGAGAGGGGCAGGTGGAACGGACCAAATCCTATGCCCGCATTGGTTTTTCCCGCGTTGCTCATACATTTCGCGAAATCAATCAATACAAACAACTACTGATCTTCTTACTTGCTTTTTGGCTCTATAACGATGGCATTTCTACGATAATTAAAATGGCTACGATTTACGGTAGTGAAATCGGAATCGGATCATCACACCTTATTGCCGCACTTCTCATTACACAGTTTGTGGGCATTCCTTGTACCTTTTTCTTTGGATGGTTAGCCACAAAAATTACTGCAAAGCGAGCTCTGACTGTCACGCTCGTTGTCTATATAGGAATCGTAATTCTTGGTTATTTTATGAGTTCTGCCGCCCATTTCTATGCGCTCGCGATTTGTGTTGGGGTCGTACAAGGAGGAGCACAATCACTCAGTCGATCGATTTTTGGTCGTTTAGTTCCTGATGACCGACACGCGGAATTCTTTGGTTTTTACGGAATTTCGGCTAAGTTCTCAGCTATTATCGGCCCTGCCTTGTTCGGATTTGTCGGGGCAATCACCGGATCAAGTAAGCTTGGGATCTTTAGCTTGGTTATTTTCTTTGTAGTCGGTTTGATTTTACTTCAGAAGGTGGATATTTCAAAAGGGATGGAAGAAGCTCGTCAGAATACGATTCAGAAGGATAAGGTAGATGTACATGTTTAA
- the fumC gene encoding class II fumarate hydratase yields MDYRIEKDTLGEIKVPSDKYWGAQTQRSKENFPIGNERMPKEVIHAFAILKKSAAQANYELGLLEKEKADAIAHAADRITNEELEEHFPLVVWQTGSGTQSNMNVNEVMAYVGNEWLQEHGHEARLHPNDDVNKSQSSNDTYPTAMHVASVLKVKEAVLPALATLKKTLKEKMEAYNEIVKIGRTHLQDATPLTLGQEISGWHRMLEKTEKMLEDSLTYVRELAIGGTAVGTGLNAHVDFSDKVCKAISEFTSETFVSAPNKFHALTSHDELVHTHGALKALAADMMKIANDVRWLASGPRCGIGEITIPANEPGSSIMPGKVNPTQSEAVTMVATQVMGNDATIGIAASQGNFELNVFKPVIAYNFLQSCQLLADSMESFNERCVEGLEPNQEKINQYLKDSLMLVTALNPHIGYEKAAKIAKHAFEHDQTLKEAAVDTGILTAEQVDEYIDPKAMTQPTQ; encoded by the coding sequence ATGGATTATCGTATTGAAAAGGATACGTTAGGCGAAATTAAAGTACCATCTGATAAATATTGGGGTGCCCAAACACAGCGAAGCAAAGAAAACTTTCCGATTGGAAACGAAAGAATGCCAAAAGAGGTTATTCATGCGTTCGCGATTCTGAAGAAAAGTGCGGCTCAGGCGAACTACGAACTAGGGCTTCTTGAGAAAGAAAAAGCAGATGCGATTGCTCATGCAGCAGATCGCATAACAAATGAAGAGCTAGAAGAGCATTTCCCTCTTGTCGTATGGCAGACAGGAAGCGGAACGCAATCTAATATGAATGTAAATGAAGTGATGGCATACGTAGGGAACGAATGGCTACAAGAACACGGCCATGAAGCACGTCTTCACCCAAATGATGATGTGAATAAATCGCAAAGTTCAAACGATACATACCCAACAGCTATGCACGTTGCTTCTGTACTGAAAGTAAAAGAAGCTGTATTACCTGCGTTGGCAACATTAAAGAAAACGTTAAAAGAGAAAATGGAAGCTTATAACGAAATCGTGAAGATTGGTCGAACGCATCTGCAGGATGCCACACCATTAACGCTCGGCCAAGAGATTTCAGGATGGCACCGTATGCTTGAAAAGACCGAAAAGATGCTTGAGGATAGCCTGACTTACGTTCGCGAACTAGCAATTGGTGGAACGGCAGTTGGAACAGGTTTAAATGCTCACGTAGATTTCTCTGATAAAGTTTGTAAAGCCATTAGTGAATTCACTTCTGAGACGTTTGTTTCTGCACCAAATAAATTTCATGCGCTAACGAGTCATGATGAGCTCGTCCACACCCACGGAGCTTTGAAAGCGTTAGCAGCAGATATGATGAAGATCGCGAATGATGTTCGTTGGTTAGCAAGTGGTCCTCGTTGCGGAATTGGTGAGATTACTATTCCTGCTAATGAGCCAGGAAGCTCAATTATGCCAGGGAAAGTAAATCCGACTCAAAGTGAAGCCGTTACAATGGTCGCAACACAAGTTATGGGGAATGATGCAACGATTGGTATTGCTGCAAGCCAAGGAAACTTCGAGCTGAATGTCTTTAAACCGGTAATTGCATACAACTTCCTTCAATCATGTCAGCTTCTAGCGGACAGTATGGAATCATTTAATGAGCGTTGTGTAGAAGGTTTAGAACCAAACCAAGAGAAGATCAATCAATATTTGAAAGATTCTCTTATGCTCGTTACAGCGTTAAATCCACACATCGGCTATGAGAAAGCAGCTAAGATTGCAAAGCATGCTTTTGAGCATGATCAAACGCTAAAAGAAGCGGCTGTTGATACTGGAATTCTTACAGCAGAACAAGTAGACGAATACATTGATCCAAAAGCAATGACACAGCCTACCCAATAA
- a CDS encoding metal-sensitive transcriptional regulator: MMANQEVQDMNQYTQDMKNRLKRIEGQVRGVLKMMEEDKECKDVITQLSAARSAIDRSIGYIVAKNLETCLRESQENGEPADELIQEAVQMIVKSR; encoded by the coding sequence ATGATGGCAAATCAAGAAGTCCAAGACATGAACCAATATACGCAAGATATGAAAAATCGCTTAAAACGTATTGAAGGACAAGTTCGTGGTGTTCTTAAGATGATGGAAGAAGATAAAGAGTGTAAAGACGTAATCACACAATTATCTGCTGCACGTTCCGCAATCGACCGTTCGATTGGCTATATTGTAGCAAAGAACTTAGAGACGTGCCTGCGAGAGTCTCAGGAAAATGGGGAGCCGGCTGACGAACTGATTCAAGAAGCCGTGCAGATGATTGTAAAAAGTCGTTAA
- a CDS encoding alpha/beta-type small acid-soluble spore protein, with protein sequence MANNNSNELVVPGVQQALDQMKYEIAQEFGVNLGPDSTARQNGSVGGEITKRLVQMAEQQYGGK encoded by the coding sequence ATGGCTAACAACAACTCTAACGAACTTGTAGTACCTGGTGTACAACAAGCACTTGACCAAATGAAGTATGAGATTGCTCAAGAGTTCGGCGTAAACTTAGGCCCAGACTCTACAGCTCGTCAAAACGGTTCTGTAGGCGGAGAAATCACTAAACGTCTTGTACAAATGGCTGAGCAACAGTACGGTGGAAAATAA
- a CDS encoding M15 family metallopeptidase, whose protein sequence is MRRMLLIGMIGVFALTACQSETNESQPAKENASKNTTITEKEKPAKDESAEEQDKADQEPEEDQTEQNDGEKSDSSPSDDKNGEKEKPSQQPSDDSTAMVVEEPTSTEVVVNKQRKLPDGYTPPNLTVPEVPFYFDEFHEKKQMREVAARALEELFKGADQAGIDLVAASGYRSYDRQDAIFASNVQQHGEEHARQFSAVPGHSEHQTGLAMDVTVAKLSFQLSQDLGDMKEGEWLAENAHNYGFVIRYPEGKSDITGYEYEPWHLRYVGKDVATKVYNQNATLEEYYNLVP, encoded by the coding sequence ATGAGGAGAATGCTTCTAATCGGGATGATTGGTGTGTTTGCGTTGACGGCTTGTCAATCGGAAACAAATGAATCCCAACCAGCAAAAGAGAATGCTTCAAAAAATACGACAATCACAGAAAAAGAAAAACCCGCTAAAGATGAATCGGCAGAGGAGCAAGATAAAGCCGATCAAGAACCTGAGGAAGACCAAACTGAACAAAATGATGGAGAGAAATCAGACTCTTCACCATCTGATGACAAAAATGGGGAAAAAGAAAAACCGTCCCAACAACCGTCTGATGATTCGACGGCAATGGTGGTGGAGGAGCCAACGAGTACAGAGGTCGTTGTCAATAAACAACGAAAGCTTCCGGATGGCTATACCCCTCCTAATCTAACCGTTCCTGAAGTGCCATTTTACTTTGATGAGTTCCATGAGAAAAAGCAAATGCGCGAAGTCGCTGCCCGTGCACTCGAAGAATTGTTTAAAGGAGCAGACCAAGCAGGCATTGACCTGGTAGCTGCTTCAGGTTACCGTTCTTACGATAGGCAAGACGCGATATTCGCAAGTAACGTCCAGCAACACGGGGAAGAACATGCCAGACAATTCTCTGCCGTTCCGGGCCATAGCGAGCACCAAACAGGACTTGCCATGGATGTAACGGTAGCCAAGTTATCCTTCCAATTAAGTCAGGATCTTGGAGATATGAAAGAAGGAGAATGGCTTGCTGAGAATGCACATAACTACGGGTTTGTTATTCGGTATCCGGAGGGGAAATCGGATATTACAGGCTATGAGTATGAACCATGGCACCTGCGATATGTTGGGAAAGACGTCGCTACAAAAGTCTATAACCAAAATGCTACGCTTGAAGAATATTATAACCTGGTCCCTTAA
- a CDS encoding ABC transporter ATP-binding protein, with protein sequence MAELKLDGIQKVYDNKVTAVDNFNLDIKDKEFIVFVGPSGCGKSTTLRMIAGLEEISGGDFMIDDKRMNDVAPKDRDIAMVFQNYALYPHMNVYDNMAFGLKLRKFKKDEIDRRVQDAAKILGLEGYLDRKPKALSGGQRQRVALGRAIVRDAKVFLMDEPLSNLDAKLRVQMRAEIQKLHQRLQTTTIYVTHDQTEAMTMATRLVVMKDGFIQQVGRPKDVYDEPENVFVGGFIGSPAMNFLHGTLKDGDFYIDDYRIKVPEGKMKILRERGYIDQELILGIRPEDIHDEPVFIESSQDTKINATIDVAELMGSESYLYSSVKGQEFIARVDSRSDINGGQKIDLALDMNKAHFFDKETENRIR encoded by the coding sequence ATGGCTGAGTTAAAATTAGATGGCATCCAAAAAGTTTATGATAATAAAGTAACAGCAGTAGACAATTTCAATCTCGATATTAAAGATAAAGAATTTATCGTATTTGTAGGTCCTTCCGGTTGTGGTAAATCAACAACACTTCGTATGATTGCAGGACTTGAAGAAATTTCTGGCGGAGACTTTATGATTGATGATAAGCGCATGAACGATGTAGCACCAAAAGATCGTGATATTGCAATGGTGTTCCAGAACTATGCTCTTTACCCACATATGAACGTATATGATAACATGGCTTTCGGCTTAAAACTTCGTAAGTTCAAGAAAGATGAAATCGATCGCCGTGTGCAGGATGCAGCTAAAATTCTAGGCCTTGAAGGATACTTAGATCGTAAACCAAAAGCCCTTTCAGGTGGACAACGTCAGCGTGTAGCCCTAGGCCGTGCGATCGTACGTGATGCTAAGGTATTCTTAATGGATGAACCTTTATCAAACCTTGATGCAAAACTACGTGTTCAAATGCGCGCAGAAATTCAAAAGCTTCACCAACGCCTTCAAACGACTACGATTTACGTTACACACGACCAAACAGAGGCGATGACAATGGCAACACGCCTTGTCGTTATGAAAGACGGATTCATCCAGCAAGTCGGCCGTCCAAAAGATGTTTACGATGAGCCAGAAAACGTATTCGTAGGAGGATTCATCGGTTCACCGGCCATGAACTTCTTACACGGCACGCTAAAAGATGGCGACTTCTACATTGATGACTACCGCATCAAAGTCCCTGAAGGAAAGATGAAAATTCTTCGCGAACGTGGTTATATCGACCAAGAACTGATCCTTGGAATCCGCCCTGAAGATATCCATGACGAGCCTGTATTCATCGAATCGAGCCAAGATACAAAGATCAATGCAACGATCGATGTAGCTGAGCTAATGGGTTCTGAATCCTACTTATATTCTTCCGTAAAAGGTCAGGAATTCATCGCCCGCGTCGACTCCCGTTCTGATATTAACGGAGGTCAAAAAATTGACCTTGCCCTAGACATGAACAAAGCTCACTTCTTTGACAAAGAGACTGAAAATCGCATTCGATAA
- a CDS encoding alpha/beta-type small acid-soluble spore protein, translated as MAYNNSNELVVPGVQQALDQMKTEIAQEFGVQLGPDSTSRQNGSVGGEITKRLVQMAEQQYGGSQQQ; from the coding sequence ATGGCTTACAACAACTCAAATGAATTAGTAGTACCAGGTGTACAACAAGCTTTAGACCAAATGAAAACTGAAATTGCACAAGAATTTGGCGTTCAACTTGGTCCAGACTCCACTTCCCGTCAGAATGGATCAGTTGGAGGAGAGATCACTAAGCGCTTAGTTCAAATGGCTGAACAGCAGTATGGTGGTTCTCAACAACAATAA
- a CDS encoding ferritin-like domain-containing protein, whose protein sequence is MTQSAFLNNLEAAIEAEWTANDFYKRLMEDTPNPLFKEFIEHAAEDEEKHYHSFQKLYYQLTGHYYEHPMKRRDYESFEDGVVEALKDELEASDLYRDMILRIPVQYAYEPLFIAMTDEMEHATRFSTIYGRLR, encoded by the coding sequence GTGACACAATCTGCTTTTTTGAACAATTTAGAGGCTGCCATTGAAGCGGAGTGGACAGCTAATGATTTCTATAAACGATTAATGGAAGATACCCCTAACCCCTTATTTAAGGAGTTTATCGAGCATGCAGCAGAGGATGAAGAAAAACACTATCACAGCTTTCAGAAGCTGTATTATCAACTAACAGGTCACTATTATGAACATCCGATGAAGCGAAGAGATTATGAATCCTTTGAAGACGGAGTAGTAGAAGCACTGAAGGATGAACTAGAAGCAAGTGATTTATATAGAGATATGATTCTTCGTATACCCGTGCAATATGCCTATGAACCTCTATTCATAGCTATGACTGATGAAATGGAACATGCTACTCGATTTTCCACCATTTATGGACGACTCCGATAA
- a CDS encoding NAD(P)-dependent oxidoreductase: protein MKIAVFGGTGRVGSALIQMAIEQGHTVQALVRNKEKAQEQIPEATHIKGDATNLSDISATIEGCDLVFSSLGTDKTTTLTESTPKIIQAMKEAGTTRIVTIGTAGILNSRYEEGKYRFQSSESKRTKTFAAEEHLKSYLELASSTLNWTVICPTYLPDGEEEGNIRYEVNYLPEDGKKISTQDTARFALEVLENNTFHHSRLGICY, encoded by the coding sequence TTGAAAATCGCAGTATTCGGAGGGACCGGACGCGTAGGCTCCGCACTCATTCAAATGGCCATCGAACAAGGCCACACCGTACAAGCACTCGTACGTAACAAAGAAAAGGCTCAAGAACAGATCCCTGAAGCCACCCATATAAAAGGTGACGCAACCAATCTAAGTGACATATCCGCAACCATTGAAGGGTGCGATCTGGTCTTTTCAAGCCTTGGAACGGACAAAACCACTACCCTAACCGAAAGCACGCCTAAGATCATACAAGCAATGAAAGAAGCTGGCACGACCCGTATTGTAACAATCGGTACGGCAGGGATTCTCAACAGTCGTTATGAAGAGGGAAAGTATCGTTTTCAATCCTCTGAATCCAAAAGAACCAAGACATTCGCGGCAGAAGAACACCTTAAGAGCTACCTTGAATTAGCCTCATCCACGTTAAACTGGACAGTCATCTGCCCTACTTATTTACCTGATGGAGAAGAAGAAGGCAATATCCGATATGAGGTCAACTACCTGCCTGAAGATGGCAAGAAAATATCAACCCAAGACACCGCCCGCTTTGCCCTTGAGGTATTAGAAAACAACACCTTCCACCATTCCCGGTTAGGAATCTGCTACTAA